The genomic DNA GCCATCTTAAGACCAAATGTTATTGGTTCTGCATGGATGCCGTGGGAGCGGCCAATCATAACAGTGTCTTTGTATTCAAAAGCCTTTTTCCTTATAACATGCATGAGATTCTTTATGTCCAGAATAATTAAGTCTGCCGCCTCTTTTAAAAGAAGCGCAAGGGATGTGTCAAGCACATCAGAAGATGTCATGCCTTTGTGGATGTATCTTGAATCAGGACCGACAAACTCAGCAACAGATGTGAGAAACGCAATAACATCATGCTTTACCTGAGATTCAATCTCATCAATCCTTTTAACATTAAAATCTGCCTTTTCCCTGATATTCCTGAGTGCAGATTTAGGTATCTCTCCAAGTTCTGCCCATGCCTCGCATGCTGCAATCTCTACATCAAGCCACTTCCTGAACCTGTTTTCAGGCTCCCAGATTTGAGCCATCTCTTTTCTTGTATAACGGGGTATCATTTAATGACCTCCGATGAGATTACCCACAAGATAAATGAGTAATGCCCCTGATAAAACTGCAACTATATTCTTCCTGCTGGAATTCTTATGTGTTTCAGGAAGTAAGTCTGACGCACCTATATATATAAAAGAACCTGCGGCTATAGCAAGAAAAAAACCAAGAAACTCTTTGGAGATGTCTTTTAAAAAGAAATATGAACCAATAGCACCTACAGGTGTTGCAATGGCAACTACCCATGAAAGAAGGAGCGTATTTTTTTTGCTGAAACCCGTATGTAATAGGATTGATGTTATTGTTATACCTTCTGGCAGTTCATGGAGAAGCACACCAATCGTTGCAACTATGCCTAAAGAAAAACTAGCCTCAAATCCTGCCCCTATTGCAACACCATCCAAAAGGGAATGGAAGCCGATGCCCATAAAACCCAGCCAACCCATTGAATGAGACTCGCAATCGCCTTCACGGCAGGAGTGAATCATCATGGCATGCTCTGCAATATAAAAAACTATGAGTGTAATCAGGACATAGACAAGGCTTTGGGAATTTATCTCCATTGCCTCAGGGAGTATATTTACAAAGGCTGCTGTTAAAACAACCCCGCCTGAAAAACTAATCAGTATTGCAGAGTGTTTCAGCGCCCATCTCTCTTTTTTAAGAACCAGGTATATCCCTAAAACTGTTGAAACACCTGCCAAAGTGGAGTAGATTACAATGTTTAGAAATTGGTCTGCCATGGTTGTGAACTATATCACAGAGAAGGACAGAGGGCAAGTGGATGCACCAACCAACCCCAAAAATAGACTTTGATTTTTGGGGGACAACTTTTATAA from Deltaproteobacteria bacterium includes the following:
- a CDS encoding adenylosuccinate lyase, giving the protein MIPRYTRKEMAQIWEPENRFRKWLDVEIAACEAWAELGEIPKSALRNIREKADFNVKRIDEIESQVKHDVIAFLTSVAEFVGPDSRYIHKGMTSSDVLDTSLALLLKEAADLIILDIKNLMHVIRKKAFEYKDTVMIGRSHGIHAEPITFGLKMALWYEEMKRNLERMNRARDVISYGKVSGAVGTFANIPPFIEE
- a CDS encoding ZIP family metal transporter: MADQFLNIVIYSTLAGVSTVLGIYLVLKKERWALKHSAILISFSGGVVLTAAFVNILPEAMEINSQSLVYVLITLIVFYIAEHAMMIHSCREGDCESHSMGWLGFMGIGFHSLLDGVAIGAGFEASFSLGIVATIGVLLHELPEGITITSILLHTGFSKKNTLLLSWVVAIATPVGAIGSYFFLKDISKEFLGFFLAIAAGSFIYIGASDLLPETHKNSSRKNIVAVLSGALLIYLVGNLIGGH